From Nitrososphaerales archaeon:
CGAGGACTTCCCGTACATCGCGCGCCTGTGCGCCGACAAGGGCTTCAGGGAGGAACTCGTCAGGAGCCTGAACCTGGACGAGCCCTTCGAGAGCTTCTTGGCCAAGGAGTCGGTCAGGAAGGTCGGCACAGAGCGGAGCAGCAGGCGCTAGCTGAACGACCGCTGCAGCGGAGTCTCTGCGATCCTCTTCCACTCGGAGAGGAACCGGTACAGCGCCGCCACGAACGGGTTCGAGTGGTCGACCCTGAATATCCGTATCCTGTTGAACCTCTTCTCCGTTATGAGCCCTGACTTCGCAAGGAACTCGAGGTGGCGGGCCGTCGACGAGTGGGAGAGACCGGACCTGCGCGTTATCTCCGAGATGTTCAGCTCGCCGCTCTCCATCATCACAGTCAGCACCTTCGCCCTCCCGTAGGAGGAGAAGAGCCTCTCAACCTCTAACGTCTGCAACCATCCCCTTCTCAAGCTCGCCGATCAGCTCCTTCGCCGAGACGAGCGAGAGGCCGATCAGCGTTGTCCTGCCCCTCATACCCCTCCCGGAGAGCTGCGTCTCTATGATGCCCTTCCTGGAGAGCTCGTTGACGTCGTTCCAGACCTGGGTGTGGTGGTTGGGAGTGGTGCCCATTCCCTCGCAGAGGGCACCGTAGCTCTTCTCCACCTCACCTATCGTCACGTAGGTCGAGTCGCCCTTCTTGAGCAGGCCCGAGACGGCCATCAGTATGATCCTCTGGTGCTTCGTCAGATAGCTCAACTCCTCCTTCCTGAATTGCGGGGGAAGCGAGGCCTTCGCAGACCTGATGTGCTCGGGCAGGACGCGCGGGGACTCGGACATGTCAGCAAGCTTGCCCGCCCTGTAGACGAGGTCGAGGGCGTAGCGGGCGTCGCCATACACGCTGGCTATGCTGGCCGCGAGTTGCATGCAGTTGTCTTCGAGAGCGCCCTCGTTGAACGCCCCGTCGCTCCTCGAAGCGATGATGTCGAAGAGCTGCTTCGACGAGTATGGCTCGAGGGAGACCTGGTTCCACTGGACCGAGCTCAGGGTGCTCAGGTCCACCATCTTCAGGTAGTCCAGCGTCTTCGAGACCAGAAGAGAGGAGAAGACCTGGTTGCCCTCCGCGGTCTCCCTGAGCCTGGTTATCGTGTAGAGGGCGGTCGGGTCGGCAGAGATCAGCGAGTCGACTTCGTCGAAGGCTATTATCAGGTGGGTGTGGTTGCTCTTCAGTCCTTCGACCAAGGCGTGAAGGAGCTCCTCGAAGCTGTACCCCCTCGACGGATAGTTCTGGCCCAGCGAGTTCAGCGCCCTTACCAGGACGGCCTGCAGCGTCTTGTCGATCCTGCAGTTGACGTGGAGCATCTTGACGAGGTTGCCGTA
This genomic window contains:
- a CDS encoding winged helix-turn-helix domain-containing protein, encoding MQTLEVERLFSSYGRAKVLTVMMESGELNISEITRRSGLSHSSTARHLEFLAKSGLITEKRFNRIRIFRVDHSNPFVAALYRFLSEWKRIAETPLQRSFS
- a CDS encoding AAA family ATPase, with protein sequence MYFGFRVDSDQRYLLDDFTVTHNSGKTMLAKKLGESLQKKAALYGNLVKMLHVNCRIDKTLQAVLVRALNSLGQNYPSRGYSFEELLHALVEGLKSNHTHLIIAFDEVDSLISADPTALYTITRLRETAEGNQVFSSLLVSKTLDYLKMVDLSTLSSVQWNQVSLEPYSSKQLFDIIASRSDGAFNEGALEDNCMQLAASIASVYGDARYALDLVYRAGKLADMSESPRVLPEHIRSAKASLPPQFRKEELSYLTKHQRIILMAVSGLLKKGDSTYVTIGEVEKSYGALCEGMGTTPNHHTQVWNDVNELSRKGIIETQLSGRGMRGRTTLIGLSLVSAKELIGELEKGMVADVRG